In one Mycobacterium sp. NBC_00419 genomic region, the following are encoded:
- a CDS encoding ABC transporter ATP-binding protein, which yields MTSMTRPLLEVDALSVTLPIDGRPQTVVNGVSFSVGAGEALGLVGESGSGKSMTARAIMRLLPKGASTQGDVRFDGTSVPDMGAKSLREWRSMRVAMVFQDPRAHINPVRPIGDFLCEVLVANRKVGRKEAERRAADALRTVHIADAERRLRQYSYEFSGGLLQRVMIAAALIVEPQLLLADEPTTALDVTTQEEVMAIIDELRRDRQMSMVFITHDLELAAAVCDRTAVMYAGRLVEERASDRLHSDGAHPYTRALLGARPSLDVDVERGTLAAIPGRPLAGYEAPDGCSFADRCPYCQPLCRSERPDLKPVHNGVAACHFAEQIADGTVLEGAPRA from the coding sequence ATGACCTCGATGACTAGGCCCTTGCTCGAGGTCGACGCGTTGAGCGTCACACTCCCGATCGACGGCCGTCCTCAGACGGTCGTCAACGGGGTGTCGTTCTCCGTGGGAGCCGGCGAGGCGCTCGGCCTGGTGGGCGAATCAGGTTCGGGCAAATCGATGACCGCCCGAGCGATCATGCGACTTCTTCCCAAGGGCGCATCCACGCAGGGGGACGTTCGCTTCGACGGCACATCGGTTCCCGACATGGGCGCCAAGTCCTTACGCGAGTGGCGCTCGATGCGGGTGGCAATGGTGTTCCAGGACCCGCGAGCGCACATCAACCCCGTTCGCCCGATCGGCGACTTCCTGTGCGAGGTCCTCGTCGCCAACCGCAAGGTCGGACGCAAGGAAGCCGAGCGGCGCGCCGCGGATGCTCTGCGCACCGTGCACATCGCCGACGCCGAGCGGCGGCTACGCCAGTACTCCTACGAATTCTCCGGGGGTCTCTTGCAGCGGGTGATGATCGCCGCGGCGCTCATCGTGGAGCCGCAACTACTGCTCGCCGACGAGCCGACGACGGCGCTGGACGTGACCACCCAGGAAGAGGTGATGGCCATCATCGACGAGCTACGCCGCGACCGGCAGATGAGCATGGTCTTCATCACCCACGACCTGGAATTGGCTGCCGCCGTCTGCGATCGAACGGCGGTGATGTACGCCGGGCGGCTGGTCGAGGAACGAGCTTCCGACAGACTCCACAGCGACGGTGCGCATCCCTACACCCGCGCACTCCTGGGTGCCCGCCCGAGCCTCGACGTCGACGTTGAACGGGGAACGCTCGCAGCGATTCCCGGCAGGCCGCTGGCCGGCTACGAGGCACCCGACGGCTGCAGCTTCGCGGACCGCTGTCCGTACTGCCAGCCCCTCTGCCGCTCGGAGCGACCCGATCTCAAACCCGTTCACAATGGCGTGGCGGCATGCCATTTCGCCGAACAGATCGCCGACGGAACTGTGCTTGAAGGCGCGCCCCGTGCCTGA
- a CDS encoding ABC transporter permease, with protein MSAIVLAGSTRVRRVTGRLGSANLAFAAAAVIGVLFILLAIFGPLVAPHDPTELDQLNLFAAPSPAHLLGTDDTGRDLLSRLICGARPSLAAPAVVMLLAGAVGTLLAVSAAWFGGWWDAIVARFLDLLFGFPGLILAIVAAAVFGSGLVAPVIALSIANVPYIARILRPAALRERNLPYIEALVVQGQSPWKICLRHVVPNLGPLIVTQIVVGFGYAMLDIAAVSFLGLGLQPPSPEWGLMVANGKPSIVDGHPAQSLYAALTIVLAVVAFNVIGERVSQQLLSKGAR; from the coding sequence ATGAGCGCCATCGTCCTCGCCGGTTCCACCCGTGTCCGACGTGTCACCGGACGGCTGGGCTCCGCCAACCTTGCGTTCGCCGCGGCGGCGGTCATCGGTGTGCTGTTCATCCTGCTCGCCATCTTCGGGCCGCTCGTCGCACCGCACGACCCGACCGAGCTCGACCAACTCAACCTCTTCGCCGCTCCCTCGCCCGCCCATCTGCTCGGAACCGACGACACCGGCCGCGACCTGTTGTCCCGATTGATCTGTGGAGCGCGCCCGAGCCTTGCCGCCCCAGCGGTGGTGATGCTGCTGGCCGGAGCGGTCGGCACGCTGCTGGCCGTGTCCGCCGCATGGTTCGGCGGCTGGTGGGATGCGATCGTGGCGCGCTTTCTAGACTTGTTGTTCGGCTTCCCTGGACTGATCCTCGCGATCGTCGCCGCGGCCGTCTTCGGCAGCGGCCTCGTCGCGCCGGTGATCGCCCTGTCGATAGCCAACGTTCCCTACATCGCGCGCATCCTGCGCCCAGCCGCGCTGCGCGAACGCAACCTCCCCTACATCGAGGCACTCGTCGTGCAGGGCCAGTCGCCGTGGAAGATCTGCCTGCGTCACGTCGTGCCCAACCTTGGTCCGCTCATCGTCACCCAAATCGTCGTCGGCTTCGGCTACGCAATGCTCGACATCGCGGCGGTCTCCTTCCTCGGACTCGGCCTCCAGCCGCCCAGCCCGGAATGGGGACTCATGGTCGCCAACGGCAAGCCATCGATCGTCGATGGTCATCCCGCTCAGTCGCTCTATGCCGCGCTGACCATCGTGCTTGCGGTGGTGGCCTTCAACGTCATCGGCGAACGTGTCTCGCAGCAGCTCCTCTCGAAGGGGGCTCGATGA
- a CDS encoding ABC transporter substrate-binding protein has protein sequence MLRKTTALLTVTAAAIFVAGCGGNGNSGENTKAMEPPTDASATTPPGKGPVDSINWALSTGEPTTLDPVKTGDYSPNTVLMNVCEPLLRMNADYSTSPGLAESWTQTPTSIVYKLRPGVKFSNGKTMTADDVAGSLKRNMDPATEPINGDFFTSVKSIEATGPLEVTVTMSKPDILFAEGMSTEFGDIVDVADATAAGASYGTASHPPICTGPYKVASWNAGSSITLQARDEYWDSKLQPMVKTVNFKFLEDTSTLTSALLSGEIDGTYEAPSTSFDTLQKTDAGKLYLGPSTQVFNLSPANPETPMAKTELAQALDKAIDRAAIVKNVWHGAGTANRAVIPPSSFGKGPGAAVFQKAYDALPDNSRPDIEGAKALVAKVGAPTKTMTLALPAGDQSQLQIATFVQASAKSIGLNFDLKQMPATEFSSLFYDASKRKDVDLVLSAGYVEVPDPLSYAILLFPKDALFNWTGFDNPQVDADIAKAREATDPAASAQAYVDAQSIWEAQKQRVPIGTPYERLFMNKRITGAPASFAYINMPWAAMIGAS, from the coding sequence ATGCTTCGTAAGACGACTGCCTTGCTCACCGTCACCGCCGCGGCAATCTTCGTGGCAGGTTGCGGCGGCAACGGAAACTCAGGTGAGAACACCAAGGCGATGGAACCGCCCACGGATGCATCGGCCACGACGCCGCCGGGCAAGGGCCCCGTCGACTCGATCAACTGGGCGCTCTCCACCGGCGAGCCCACGACACTCGACCCTGTCAAGACCGGCGACTACTCACCCAACACCGTGCTGATGAACGTCTGCGAGCCCCTGCTGCGGATGAACGCCGACTACAGCACATCTCCCGGCCTCGCCGAGAGCTGGACGCAGACGCCGACCAGCATCGTCTACAAGCTTCGTCCCGGCGTGAAGTTCTCCAACGGCAAGACCATGACGGCCGACGACGTCGCCGGCAGCCTGAAGCGCAACATGGACCCGGCGACGGAGCCGATCAACGGTGACTTCTTCACGTCGGTGAAGTCGATCGAAGCAACCGGCCCGCTCGAGGTGACAGTGACGATGAGTAAGCCGGACATCCTCTTCGCCGAGGGCATGTCGACGGAGTTCGGCGACATCGTCGACGTGGCCGATGCGACCGCCGCCGGCGCCAGCTACGGCACCGCGAGCCACCCGCCGATCTGCACTGGTCCATACAAGGTGGCCAGTTGGAATGCCGGCTCGAGCATCACCCTCCAGGCGCGCGACGAATACTGGGATTCCAAGCTCCAGCCGATGGTCAAGACGGTCAACTTCAAGTTCCTCGAAGACACTTCGACCCTGACCAGCGCGCTGTTGTCCGGCGAGATCGACGGCACCTACGAGGCGCCCTCGACGAGCTTCGACACGCTCCAGAAGACCGACGCGGGCAAGCTGTACCTCGGCCCCAGCACCCAGGTCTTCAACCTGAGCCCCGCGAACCCGGAAACACCGATGGCCAAGACGGAGCTCGCGCAGGCACTGGATAAGGCGATCGACCGCGCGGCAATCGTCAAGAACGTATGGCACGGCGCAGGAACGGCCAACCGGGCGGTCATCCCACCCTCCTCCTTCGGCAAGGGCCCGGGCGCGGCCGTCTTCCAGAAGGCCTACGACGCCCTACCGGACAACTCCAGGCCCGACATCGAAGGCGCCAAGGCGCTCGTCGCGAAGGTCGGAGCGCCAACCAAGACCATGACCTTGGCACTGCCCGCCGGCGATCAGTCGCAGTTGCAGATCGCCACGTTCGTCCAGGCATCCGCGAAGTCGATCGGACTCAATTTCGACCTCAAGCAGATGCCTGCGACCGAGTTCTCCAGCTTGTTCTACGACGCCTCCAAGCGCAAGGACGTCGACCTCGTGCTCAGCGCGGGCTACGTCGAGGTTCCTGACCCACTGTCGTACGCGATCCTGCTGTTCCCCAAGGATGCGCTGTTCAACTGGACCGGCTTCGACAACCCCCAGGTGGACGCCGACATCGCGAAGGCGCGTGAGGCGACCGATCCGGCGGCCTCGGCACAGGCATACGTCGACGCACAGTCGATCTGGGAGGCACAAAAGCAGCGCGTTCCGATCGGCACGCCGTACGAGCGCCTGTTCATGAACAAGAGGATCACCGGTGCGCCGGCTTCATTCGCCTACATCAACATGCCGTGGGCGGCGATGATCGGGGCATCGTAG
- a CDS encoding thiol-disulfide oxidoreductase DCC family protein has translation MSTEPGTPRAPVLLYDGVCGVCNSAVRTVLRFDRRGTLQFAALDSDFARAVLARHPQAMGVDSAVFVRNVGQANETVEVRAAALLRLADYLGGYWKLTLAAYAIPPRIRDWLYDRFATFRYRIGGQYDTCPVPSPEVRSRFLDEL, from the coding sequence ATGAGCACAGAGCCCGGCACGCCACGCGCGCCGGTTCTGCTGTATGACGGCGTCTGCGGCGTCTGCAACAGCGCCGTGCGCACCGTGTTGCGGTTCGACCGTCGCGGCACGTTGCAGTTCGCCGCGCTCGACAGCGATTTCGCTCGCGCGGTGCTTGCTCGCCACCCGCAGGCAATGGGGGTGGACTCGGCGGTCTTCGTCCGCAACGTGGGCCAGGCCAACGAGACGGTGGAAGTACGCGCCGCAGCCCTGTTGCGGCTGGCCGACTATCTCGGTGGCTACTGGAAGCTCACGCTGGCCGCGTACGCGATACCGCCCCGGATCCGCGACTGGCTCTACGACCGCTTCGCCACGTTCCGCTACCGCATCGGCGGTCAATACGACACCTGTCCGGTGCCCTCGCCTGAGGTGCGCAGCCGCTTTCTCGATGAGCTCTAG
- a CDS encoding cutinase family protein, producing MKASLLTGTAKAAQAAIFTALATAAVVAGPAATANAADDSCAAVEVVFARGTFEAPGVGATGQSFVDALSARLPGRTVQAYGVNYPASLNFGQAVDGVADATNKIQAISTECPSTKIVLGGYSQGAAVAGYTTASTVPAGYALPAGISGPMPASVASHVAAVALFGTPDDWFLGLADRSAPPISIGDLYAGKTIQLCAAGDPVCYPGGLDRSAHSAYKSNGMTDQAADFVAGKLGGPVAAAPVVQTAAEVDPGN from the coding sequence ATGAAGGCATCATTGCTGACCGGCACAGCCAAGGCCGCGCAGGCCGCCATCTTCACCGCTCTGGCCACGGCCGCGGTTGTCGCCGGGCCCGCGGCCACTGCCAACGCCGCCGACGACTCGTGCGCCGCTGTCGAGGTGGTCTTCGCCCGCGGAACGTTCGAGGCTCCCGGGGTTGGTGCCACCGGCCAGTCCTTCGTCGACGCGCTGAGCGCACGGTTGCCGGGACGAACGGTCCAGGCGTACGGGGTGAACTACCCGGCGTCGCTGAACTTCGGGCAGGCCGTCGACGGCGTCGCCGACGCCACCAACAAGATCCAGGCGATCAGCACCGAATGCCCGTCGACCAAGATCGTGCTGGGCGGCTACTCCCAGGGGGCCGCGGTCGCCGGATACACGACGGCGAGCACTGTGCCGGCCGGATACGCACTGCCGGCCGGCATCTCCGGCCCGATGCCGGCGTCGGTCGCCTCGCACGTTGCCGCCGTGGCCCTGTTCGGCACGCCGGACGACTGGTTCCTCGGGCTGGCTGACCGCAGTGCGCCGCCGATCAGCATCGGTGACCTGTACGCCGGCAAGACGATCCAGCTGTGCGCTGCGGGTGATCCGGTGTGCTACCCGGGCGGTCTGGACCGCTCAGCGCACAGCGCTTACAAGAGCAACGGAATGACCGATCAGGCGGCCGACTTCGTGGCGGGCAAGCTCGGCGGCCCGGTCGCGGCGGCACCCGTGGTGCAGACAGCCGCTGAGGTGGACCCCGGCAACTGA
- a CDS encoding pyridoxamine 5'-phosphate oxidase family protein has translation MRAFTDQERQQFLGDKHVGVLSVAADNGRPPASVPIWYDYTADGHIRINTGASSRKARLIEEAGVVTLVVQREDPPYQYVVVEGTVVDATTPAPLDVREAIAIRYLGAEAGRAFVAGMGDVASVLFTVRPDRWISADYSDGE, from the coding sequence ATGAGAGCTTTCACAGACCAGGAACGGCAGCAGTTTCTCGGCGACAAGCATGTCGGTGTGTTGTCGGTGGCGGCCGACAACGGGCGCCCGCCCGCCAGCGTTCCAATCTGGTACGACTACACGGCCGACGGTCACATCCGGATCAACACCGGTGCATCGTCGCGCAAGGCTCGGCTCATCGAAGAGGCCGGTGTGGTCACGCTGGTTGTCCAACGCGAGGACCCTCCATACCAGTACGTCGTTGTGGAGGGCACCGTCGTGGATGCCACGACACCGGCGCCGCTGGACGTGCGCGAAGCCATCGCGATTCGCTACCTCGGTGCTGAAGCCGGCCGGGCGTTTGTAGCAGGAATGGGTGATGTGGCGAGCGTGCTCTTCACGGTGCGACCGGATCGTTGGATCAGCGCGGACTATTCCGACGGCGAGTAA
- a CDS encoding ABC transporter ATP-binding protein, giving the protein MPETLLAVDGLRKAFGHHVAVAGASFSVPAGGSLAIVGESGSGKTTVARMIAGLERPSAGTITVEGVDRPDGRVSTALRRRWARQIQIVFQDPYGSLDRRQSARDSLREILDIHDSELGDHGVAARIEELLDQVGLGTRQADASPRALSGGQRQRVAIARALAADPQLLILDEAVAALDVSIQAQILNLLAQIRRDSGTAFLFITHDLAVARHIADDVIVMHRGEIVERGPIDDVLRTPSDDYTKRLIASVPRPGWKPQRREPSRRQPCHT; this is encoded by the coding sequence GTGCCTGAGACTCTGCTTGCCGTCGACGGGCTACGCAAGGCGTTCGGGCACCACGTCGCGGTTGCCGGCGCATCGTTCTCGGTGCCGGCGGGTGGTTCGCTGGCCATCGTGGGCGAGTCCGGCTCCGGTAAGACGACCGTCGCCCGGATGATCGCGGGGCTGGAGCGCCCGAGCGCGGGCACCATCACCGTCGAGGGCGTCGACCGACCCGATGGTCGGGTGTCGACGGCGCTGCGTCGCCGGTGGGCTCGGCAAATACAGATCGTGTTCCAGGACCCGTATGGATCGCTCGACAGGCGCCAGAGCGCGCGCGACTCGCTGCGAGAGATTCTCGACATACACGACTCGGAGCTCGGCGATCACGGCGTCGCCGCGCGAATCGAGGAACTGCTCGACCAAGTCGGCCTGGGCACGCGCCAAGCTGACGCGTCGCCGCGCGCCCTTTCAGGCGGTCAGCGTCAGCGCGTCGCGATCGCCCGCGCGCTTGCGGCCGATCCGCAGCTGTTGATTCTCGACGAAGCGGTCGCCGCACTCGACGTGTCCATTCAGGCGCAGATCCTCAACCTGCTCGCGCAGATCCGCCGTGACTCGGGCACGGCATTTCTCTTCATCACCCACGACTTGGCCGTCGCCCGGCACATCGCCGATGACGTGATCGTCATGCACCGTGGCGAGATCGTCGAGCGAGGCCCGATCGACGACGTACTACGGACACCCAGCGACGACTACACGAAGAGACTCATCGCGTCAGTCCCCCGACCGGGGTGGAAACCGCAGCGGAGAGAGCCGTCCCGCCGACAACCATGTCACACGTGA
- a CDS encoding zeta toxin family protein: protein MKRLDLIVGSNGAGKSTFVELTLAPLLPGSVFVNADEIATRRWPADPVAHAYDAARLAAATRDKLIETGESFLAETVFSHPSKLELLGAAHSAGYTVVLHAVLVPEELAVQRVRHRVAAGGHAVPEDKIRERYQRLWDLVTQAAARADQATFYDNSTRKGPQIVAQLHGGFLVGSPAWPAWTPQELTRRWPTSDSLRP from the coding sequence ATGAAACGTCTCGACCTCATTGTCGGATCCAACGGCGCCGGTAAATCGACGTTCGTGGAGTTGACCCTCGCGCCGCTGCTACCGGGCAGTGTGTTCGTCAACGCCGACGAGATCGCCACACGACGCTGGCCGGCTGATCCGGTCGCCCATGCCTACGACGCCGCCCGCCTCGCCGCGGCGACCCGCGACAAGCTGATCGAGACCGGCGAGTCGTTCCTCGCCGAGACGGTCTTTTCGCATCCCTCCAAGCTTGAACTGCTCGGGGCGGCCCACTCGGCCGGCTACACCGTCGTGCTCCACGCGGTATTGGTGCCCGAAGAGCTTGCGGTGCAGCGTGTTCGGCACCGTGTGGCCGCAGGAGGACACGCCGTGCCCGAAGACAAGATTCGGGAACGGTATCAACGGTTGTGGGACCTGGTCACCCAGGCAGCGGCCCGCGCCGACCAAGCGACGTTCTACGACAACAGCACTCGGAAAGGCCCCCAAATCGTGGCCCAGCTGCACGGGGGTTTCCTCGTCGGCTCGCCTGCGTGGCCGGCCTGGACGCCACAGGAACTGACCCGCCGTTGGCCCACCAGTGATTCCCTTCGGCCGTAA
- a CDS encoding CocE/NonD family hydrolase: MSELQIVRTVAEPVGDSATEHAVPMRDGTVLATDVYLPSGVSHAPTVLVRLPYDKNSRYVFFDKIARRFTDRGYAMVVQDVRGKFRSQGLTEPFDHEVEDGYDTIDWIVAQDWSDGAVGMFGDSYYGFTQWAAVVSAHPALKAIVPRVTTYELTTVNRGGLGGFGQPVPWMEGAYYLATHWIDHEAYEYDPNYDTRPLTEAFEEAFEAIGARSSSFDSQTPVRVDKKGPFDLKHPRDAKPIPVLQTVGWFDNLMIPQMRDVMELESLPQWAAVQYVEAGCFDHENYILDLAPITKEDDHGVNDEALERMLDLYTSHALDFLDVFVRGLKSPDTLPKVRWELGHVGWQTSSQWPPPEATKRSFDLSGLSSAAGATPGGHLVDAGAGEAGEVQWGFDPDNLIPSAVKNSFAFLFDYPDESATGDRGDVLTFTSQRLTEPLDLAGPVEVEARVSSTAPTADVFVKLLDVAPDGSAHMIVRGQVHLDDARSISRAHVNLGHTGYRLRPNHALRIHISSSDFPLFVPNSGTDENRWTVVEPRASQQTLHVSADWPARLTVTALPLAVTALPEERNDAS, translated from the coding sequence GTGAGTGAATTGCAGATCGTCCGTACCGTCGCCGAACCTGTCGGCGACAGCGCGACGGAGCACGCGGTTCCCATGAGAGACGGCACAGTCCTCGCGACGGACGTGTACCTGCCGTCCGGCGTCTCCCACGCACCGACGGTGCTCGTCCGCCTGCCGTACGACAAGAACAGTCGGTACGTGTTCTTCGACAAGATCGCTCGGCGATTCACCGACCGCGGCTATGCGATGGTCGTGCAGGACGTGCGTGGAAAGTTTCGGTCGCAAGGCCTGACGGAGCCATTCGACCACGAGGTCGAGGACGGGTACGACACCATTGACTGGATAGTGGCCCAAGACTGGAGCGACGGCGCGGTCGGCATGTTCGGCGACTCCTACTACGGCTTCACGCAGTGGGCCGCCGTGGTCTCCGCCCACCCAGCGCTCAAGGCGATCGTCCCGCGGGTGACGACCTACGAGTTGACCACAGTGAATCGTGGTGGCCTTGGCGGCTTCGGTCAACCCGTGCCGTGGATGGAGGGCGCCTACTACCTCGCAACTCACTGGATCGACCACGAGGCCTACGAATACGACCCGAACTACGACACCCGCCCCTTGACCGAAGCGTTCGAGGAGGCATTCGAGGCCATCGGCGCCCGATCCTCGTCGTTCGACTCGCAGACCCCAGTCCGGGTGGACAAGAAGGGACCGTTCGACCTCAAGCATCCACGCGATGCCAAACCCATCCCCGTCCTACAGACCGTCGGCTGGTTCGACAATCTGATGATCCCGCAGATGCGCGACGTGATGGAGTTGGAATCACTTCCCCAGTGGGCGGCAGTGCAATACGTCGAGGCCGGCTGCTTCGATCACGAGAACTACATCCTCGACCTGGCACCGATAACAAAAGAAGACGATCACGGCGTCAACGACGAGGCGTTGGAGCGGATGCTCGACCTCTACACGTCGCACGCACTGGACTTCCTCGACGTCTTCGTGCGGGGACTCAAGTCACCGGACACTCTCCCGAAGGTCCGTTGGGAACTCGGCCACGTGGGTTGGCAGACGTCGTCGCAGTGGCCGCCCCCCGAGGCAACCAAGCGAAGCTTTGATCTCTCCGGGTTGAGCAGCGCGGCCGGTGCAACCCCGGGCGGCCACCTGGTGGATGCCGGCGCGGGCGAGGCAGGAGAGGTCCAGTGGGGCTTCGATCCGGACAACCTGATTCCGTCGGCAGTCAAGAACTCCTTCGCCTTCCTTTTCGACTATCCAGATGAAAGTGCGACGGGCGACCGCGGGGACGTGCTGACATTCACTAGCCAGCGACTCACCGAACCACTCGACCTCGCTGGTCCGGTCGAGGTCGAAGCTCGCGTGTCGAGCACGGCTCCGACCGCCGACGTGTTCGTCAAGCTCCTCGACGTCGCCCCGGACGGCAGTGCGCACATGATCGTGCGCGGGCAGGTTCATCTCGACGACGCCCGATCTATTTCTCGGGCGCACGTCAACCTCGGCCACACCGGCTACCGACTTCGCCCGAATCACGCTCTCCGCATTCACATTTCGTCAAGCGATTTCCCGCTGTTCGTCCCGAACTCCGGCACCGACGAGAACCGGTGGACGGTTGTCGAGCCACGAGCATCCCAGCAGACGCTGCACGTCTCGGCCGACTGGCCGGCACGCCTGACCGTAACCGCACTACCGCTGGCCGTAACCGCACTACCGGAGGAACGTAACGATGCTTCGTAA
- a CDS encoding TA system antitoxin ParD family protein yields MAQAADRVTRVAVDLMESAADEGARQSRSAKQQLDHWARIGRAVSGQHSAARRKVEAALAGELALRELGTEEAVVFNAEISAAIEESLATTDYGAVLAARGVTTVALDENGQIVQYHHDGSTSLLHKA; encoded by the coding sequence ATGGCGCAGGCCGCTGACCGGGTGACCCGGGTCGCCGTGGATCTGATGGAGAGCGCCGCGGATGAGGGCGCTCGGCAGAGCCGCTCGGCCAAGCAACAGCTTGATCACTGGGCTCGGATCGGCCGGGCGGTATCAGGCCAGCACAGCGCAGCGCGCCGCAAGGTCGAGGCTGCCTTGGCGGGCGAGCTCGCGTTGCGTGAGCTCGGCACCGAAGAGGCAGTGGTCTTCAACGCCGAGATCTCCGCCGCGATCGAGGAGAGTTTGGCCACCACTGACTACGGAGCGGTGCTGGCCGCCCGCGGTGTCACCACCGTCGCCCTGGACGAGAACGGTCAGATCGTGCAGTACCACCACGACGGCAGCACCTCGTTGCTCCACAAGGCGTGA
- a CDS encoding HD domain-containing protein → MSTPTRATYRTMAEGTAEDYALIDAAEAANNAGLVDRVLALVEALADGQQAYPITRLEHSLQSATRAFDDGRPVEYVVAALLHDIGDTYAPHAHGAFASAVIAPYVSERIAWIVKVHPEFQQYYYAPHMGGVRDARDRYRGHAWFDDCVEFCENYDQNCFDADFEHRPLEFFRPMVEEVFAREPWTASPG, encoded by the coding sequence ATGAGCACGCCAACCCGGGCTACCTACCGCACGATGGCCGAGGGCACTGCGGAAGACTACGCGCTCATCGACGCCGCGGAAGCGGCGAACAATGCCGGGCTCGTCGATCGAGTCCTGGCCCTGGTCGAAGCCCTCGCCGACGGCCAGCAGGCCTATCCGATCACCCGGTTGGAGCACTCGCTACAGTCGGCAACCCGCGCCTTCGACGACGGGCGACCCGTCGAGTACGTCGTCGCCGCGCTCCTGCACGACATCGGCGACACCTACGCGCCCCACGCTCACGGTGCCTTCGCATCGGCCGTCATCGCCCCCTACGTTTCCGAACGCATCGCGTGGATCGTCAAGGTGCATCCCGAGTTTCAGCAGTATTACTACGCCCCTCATATGGGTGGTGTCCGGGATGCCCGAGACAGGTACCGCGGCCACGCCTGGTTCGACGATTGCGTCGAGTTCTGCGAAAACTACGACCAGAACTGCTTCGACGCCGATTTCGAGCACCGGCCGCTGGAATTCTTCCGCCCGATGGTCGAGGAGGTCTTCGCCCGCGAGCCGTGGACTGCCAGCCCGGGGTGA
- a CDS encoding ABC transporter permease, with translation MTIVRFVLRRIVALALTLVVASVVIYGLLFISPGDPATLLVGGGKPNPEVVARIHQEYHLDDPFFSQYGRWATQILRGDMGRSMAYRDDVSHLLLGRIPNTLLLVLFAGVLIVIFGIGGGTLAGLRGGRVETAVTVGSSVAMAFPTFVVAVFLIAIFSTQLSWFPVFGAGEGLGDKLWHLTLPAISLALAYIAWVARVTQVSVRGELGSEHVDAARSRGLPNRWIVRRHVLRNASPPILAVSGLMIAGLFAGTAVAEEAFGIDGIGSLLVDSAAKQDLAVVQILSLMMVAAFVVVNTVVDVVNVALDPRQAVQGRT, from the coding sequence TTGACGATCGTCCGCTTCGTCCTCAGACGGATCGTGGCGCTGGCCCTGACCCTCGTCGTCGCGAGCGTGGTGATCTACGGGCTGCTGTTCATCTCCCCTGGCGACCCTGCGACTCTGCTCGTCGGCGGCGGCAAGCCCAACCCGGAAGTCGTCGCGCGGATTCACCAGGAATACCACTTGGACGACCCGTTCTTCTCCCAGTACGGGCGGTGGGCAACGCAGATCCTGCGCGGTGACATGGGGCGCTCGATGGCCTACCGGGACGACGTTTCGCATCTGCTGCTGGGGCGGATCCCGAACACACTGCTACTGGTGCTGTTCGCAGGCGTGCTGATCGTGATCTTCGGCATCGGTGGCGGCACGCTCGCCGGTTTGCGCGGCGGTCGGGTCGAGACGGCGGTGACCGTTGGCAGCTCGGTGGCCATGGCCTTCCCGACCTTCGTCGTCGCGGTGTTCCTCATCGCCATCTTCTCGACCCAGCTCTCCTGGTTCCCAGTGTTTGGTGCCGGAGAGGGGCTCGGCGACAAGCTCTGGCACCTGACACTGCCCGCGATCTCACTGGCCTTGGCCTACATCGCGTGGGTGGCGCGGGTGACGCAGGTATCGGTGCGTGGTGAGCTCGGCTCCGAGCACGTCGACGCCGCCCGCAGTCGTGGGTTGCCCAATCGGTGGATCGTCCGACGCCACGTACTGCGTAACGCCTCACCACCAATCCTGGCAGTGTCGGGGCTGATGATCGCAGGTCTGTTTGCGGGGACCGCGGTGGCCGAGGAGGCATTCGGCATCGACGGGATCGGCTCGTTGCTCGTCGACAGCGCCGCCAAGCAGGACCTCGCCGTGGTTCAGATTCTCTCGCTGATGATGGTCGCCGCCTTCGTGGTGGTCAACACCGTGGTCGACGTCGTCAACGTCGCGCTTGACCCCCGCCAAGCTGTGCAGGGACGCACCTGA